One genomic window of Methanosarcina acetivorans C2A includes the following:
- a CDS encoding DUF3147 family protein codes for MKVDIRDLGLRFIFGGLAVAACYVVLQLVPSKSFAGIFAAFPAVMAAAVIMAGHFGNSEQAADIAFGASAGMLGCTICVFTATFCMEHLGKWGLSLGIALVVWFFSSYAAIMLMQNLLEKRKKQRNSM; via the coding sequence ATGAAAGTCGATATTCGCGACCTGGGTTTGCGTTTCATCTTCGGGGGTCTGGCAGTTGCTGCCTGTTATGTTGTGCTCCAGCTTGTGCCTTCGAAGTCCTTTGCAGGGATTTTTGCCGCTTTCCCTGCGGTAATGGCTGCAGCTGTGATTATGGCAGGGCACTTTGGAAACTCTGAACAGGCAGCTGACATCGCCTTCGGAGCCAGTGCAGGGATGCTGGGCTGTACTATCTGCGTGTTCACAGCCACCTTCTGTATGGAACATCTCGGGAAATGGGGGCTGTCTCTCGGAATCGCTCTTGTAGTCTGGTTTTTCAGTTCATACGCAGCAATTATGCTGATGCAGAACTTGCTGGAAAAACGAAAAAAGCAAAGAAACAGTATGTAA
- a CDS encoding D-aminoacyl-tRNA deacylase — MTDTNPENVNNSKITIICSAPDLASQNIKKHLLALREWKPLELPENSGFSAVLESADGKFRLVDIEEIHVFQDGLDKKLEAAGLPAELIIFASKHRSKEEVKSLTVHCTGNSSNEARLGGHPKELAVSSPPAMKSILMEMKRLAKVKGLDYDVTLEVTHHGPTELNVPSLYAEIGSTEGQWEEPVPGEIVARAILTVSLEKVPTAVGFGGGHYAMRQTGLLLETAISFGHNFPKYQLEFVDEALIRQAVEKSNAEFAYFDRKSMKSADRKRISQILEKLGLKVLKESEIREKYGREE; from the coding sequence ATGACAGATACAAATCCAGAAAATGTGAATAATTCAAAAATTACCATCATCTGCTCTGCCCCTGACCTTGCAAGCCAGAACATAAAGAAGCACCTTCTCGCCCTCAGGGAATGGAAGCCTCTGGAACTCCCCGAAAACTCCGGGTTTTCCGCTGTCCTGGAGTCTGCGGACGGGAAGTTCAGGCTTGTAGATATCGAGGAAATCCACGTTTTTCAGGACGGGCTTGATAAGAAACTGGAAGCTGCCGGGCTTCCTGCCGAATTGATTATTTTTGCCTCCAAGCACAGGAGCAAGGAGGAAGTGAAGTCCCTGACCGTGCACTGCACAGGAAATTCCTCGAACGAAGCCAGACTCGGGGGACACCCGAAAGAGCTTGCGGTATCCTCTCCGCCGGCTATGAAATCCATCCTGATGGAGATGAAAAGGCTTGCCAAAGTAAAGGGGCTGGACTACGACGTAACTCTGGAAGTAACCCACCACGGACCAACCGAACTAAACGTGCCTTCCCTCTATGCCGAAATCGGGAGCACAGAGGGACAGTGGGAAGAACCGGTCCCCGGGGAAATTGTTGCCCGGGCCATTCTTACCGTATCCCTGGAAAAAGTGCCGACAGCGGTAGGTTTCGGAGGCGGGCACTATGCCATGCGCCAGACCGGGCTGCTGCTTGAAACAGCTATCTCTTTCGGACATAATTTCCCCAAGTACCAGCTGGAATTCGTGGATGAGGCTCTTATCAGGCAGGCGGTTGAGAAATCAAATGCCGAATTTGCTTACTTTGACCGGAAGTCCATGAAAAGTGCGGACCGAAAAAGGATCTCCCAAATTCTGGAGAAACTGGGGCTAAAAGTCTTGAAAGAATCCGAGATCAGGGAAAAGTACGGCAGGGAAGAATAA
- a CDS encoding DUF2341 domain-containing protein, with protein sequence MVLQVPIHTRRLLSIFMIIVLLTPNVYCLENTEASQDVNSEGSQVDSESYEENNKNIVESEEETSETISDLDSESVDDDTETVSEDTMLTATTVSEDEEPLRDAKAYLSPTLENENNYFDTSLFTGSFVYSYPIETLKGRTGLEPEVSLTYSSATGSKGTYGSLGIGWSLNENCIIRDTRYTPENTNDDRFILVLDGSTYKLVYVESDNSYHTETESFMKIEKSATSSNSFGDYWTLNMPDGTKYRFGYNIDSEQRNSVESRNYVSKWWLDLIEDVNGNKIKYTYLENPVSGEVGSTYPDSITYNDNHAVIDFEFTEKPRVFTIYEYGNKIIEKNLISSITVRNDETVLWKYDLDYETQQLKLHLKSITKTGLNNEEFPPTVFEYDSITEGWQESSSWTPPTSMSGDKGRRIADVNGDGLDDILKGYVDSDGDVYCSTWINTGDDWELNSSWTTPTYFRHYNHDGGARLADVNGDGLVDIIQHGFYISSAWLNTGTGWEQNNSWIPPLDFGWSSDYGVRVLDVNGDGLVDIIKGYKNDRGTIYYDAYLNTGEGWIQDNSWNPPTYFSYDNIDTGVRLTDLNGDDLVDIFKLRSSWLNTGSGWEQDNSWAPPISLDSDQGVVLVDVNGDGLTDILKSYYNDAGYTYDAWISTGNGWENDNSWNPPTLIASYGKDQGVRFADLNGDGLTDIIKAGYSDYCAWTNTNTESTENYKTQGLLKKIQHSTGGSTTIKYEPSTLFDNTGEDGVSDLTMSMWVTSSVTGDNGITGTGSVVSTTDYTYKNGMQYFDPPEEIEFRGFGEVTVENEYSIVKHFFHQDNVLKGIEHHTEVWDKNGNLYSSSDTEYTAQEIYPDVNLILLDSESKTRFDGLVQNPTSSAGWSYLTEYNEYDDYGNPLSITDHGDVNNAGDEKYYHFGYANAENPWILGKKTHEWVEDSDHVKKSESWYYYDETNDNSAISKGQLTKTVLWNNMGDNPNVLYDYDNYGNIIRITNPEGASKNIGYDENHLYPVYIENAFGQKECYEFNDLGRITKITDSNDISIAYIYDDLHRITKVLKVNDTLDSPSIEYTYYQDGVAPEKILTTTKECGSEENNYVINGSVFSNYKRITISPSSDGTLTDYQVKLDINYESEMQSDFDDLRFVDENGILLPYWIEEKVDSSYAKVWVKVPVIDGIDGATIKMYYDNSYVSSAENGDDVFEFFDDFESGVIDNAKWNEVGSPTIVDDNGDKVLKVTPSNEVNTFNKFSGTEYIVGGLMKFSSFGDYGPRMTLDVRRQNDQTILATCRIESYADGTGGTGTSIRYYPGSGSFITVAQARPSWSTGVWNRFSFSSTNSTQKLTINGLVISGTCENNLSGSINIHTWDSGNDIRLSYLYVRKFASSEPTVVLEEKNYVSTFDSTDSYDGFGQLIQKKYEGEGGWIIQNTAYNELGLVESAEIPHYSDQTGLSVTYEYDAAGRPTVITNTDSTTLTYDYNLDDTTITNQNGVDKTLTSDVFGNIVKVYEFNEGETYVTSYSYDALNNLIEITPGFNDPQAPPSVYFTYDSLGRKVAMDDSDMGSWTYEYDLNGNLINQTDSRGVSTILSYDDLDRVTAIDYPNDEDISFTYDLEFNGTLSRVTKGPASSSYDYDLRYRVESETLTIDGTPYTTSYDYDSMDRVTGITYPNGEAVSLTYNAQTLLESVDGVIDDLDYNARNQITRKEYSNGVITTYTYDSQKLLLDRIYSAGLQDLNYDFDNVGNVLEIADNTQNSVKTYGYDDLDRLVSADMSVNSVPTYQRDFTYDRYGSIRQVDNNGATVSSYGYSATPSHAPVTYNGNTLDYDANGNLVDDEDFIYVYNDANQLSEVRYSANNSLVEKYWYDANGQRIKKQNSDGEFTYYINKFYEIDNGISTSYFFRDDERVAKETSESMEWYLSDHIGSTSLMVNENGLEVERTDFPYGQVRSGGLEKYGFTGQENDADTGLMYYGARYYSPEYRVFVQPDTMLPDPYNPQALNRYSYVLNNPVKYTDPSGHVVDVLVDGGFLLMDLDDIRTGNADKWTYIGLGVDLVCAFVPGVTGGRLGVQALEETVTHADNVEDLFKLLDKTVDAEKKVDDVIDSGKVAKNSNQIYNVIKRADLPNTKITSSKLQHEWKHATDFGIKGNWNKANGDLYEKAIQNHINTAPEVYKSTYRQNQDVYVYLNKETGVGVYTDLSGNYIGAGNSVRNRLSIIQLMDLK encoded by the coding sequence ATGGTACTACAGGTTCCGATCCATACCAGAAGACTGCTTTCAATTTTTATGATTATTGTATTGCTCACACCGAATGTATATTGTCTTGAAAACACAGAGGCAAGCCAGGACGTAAATTCCGAGGGTTCACAAGTTGATTCCGAGTCATACGAGGAAAATAATAAAAACATAGTAGAATCTGAGGAAGAAACGAGTGAAACAATTTCCGATCTTGATAGTGAAAGTGTGGACGATGATACAGAAACTGTTTCTGAAGATACTATGTTAACTGCAACTACAGTTTCCGAAGATGAGGAGCCTTTAAGGGATGCAAAAGCGTATCTTAGTCCTACCCTGGAAAATGAAAACAATTACTTTGACACAAGCCTGTTTACAGGTTCTTTTGTTTATTCTTATCCGATTGAAACTTTAAAAGGAAGAACTGGATTAGAGCCGGAGGTTTCTCTAACCTATTCCAGTGCTACAGGCTCAAAAGGAACATACGGTTCACTGGGGATTGGGTGGTCATTGAATGAGAACTGCATTATCAGGGATACCAGATATACCCCTGAAAACACAAATGATGATAGATTTATTCTTGTTTTGGACGGCTCAACATATAAACTCGTCTATGTGGAAAGTGACAACTCATATCACACCGAAACTGAAAGTTTTATGAAAATTGAAAAGAGTGCAACCAGTAGCAATTCTTTCGGGGACTACTGGACCCTCAACATGCCGGACGGGACAAAATATCGTTTTGGTTATAATATTGATTCCGAACAAAGAAACTCCGTTGAATCAAGAAATTATGTCAGTAAATGGTGGCTCGATCTTATAGAGGACGTCAATGGCAACAAGATTAAATATACGTATCTTGAAAATCCGGTAAGTGGCGAGGTCGGAAGCACATATCCTGACAGCATAACCTACAACGACAATCATGCAGTTATTGATTTTGAGTTCACGGAAAAACCACGTGTATTCACTATTTATGAATATGGTAACAAAATTATCGAAAAAAACTTGATCTCCAGTATTACTGTTCGTAACGATGAAACCGTTCTCTGGAAATATGATCTTGATTATGAAACCCAACAGTTAAAATTACATCTGAAATCCATTACAAAAACAGGATTAAACAATGAAGAGTTCCCACCTACTGTTTTTGAATATGACTCAATAACCGAAGGGTGGCAGGAAAGTAGTTCCTGGACCCCACCAACTTCCATGTCAGGAGACAAGGGAAGAAGAATTGCAGATGTTAATGGCGACGGATTAGATGACATCCTTAAAGGATATGTAGATAGTGACGGGGATGTTTATTGCTCAACCTGGATAAATACCGGAGATGACTGGGAACTGAACAGTTCCTGGACAACACCAACATATTTCAGGCATTATAATCATGATGGGGGAGCTCGCCTTGCAGATGTCAACGGGGACGGATTAGTTGACATTATCCAGCACGGATTTTACATTTCCTCTGCCTGGTTGAATACCGGTACCGGTTGGGAACAAAACAACTCATGGATACCTCCACTGGATTTTGGCTGGTCAAGTGATTATGGTGTAAGAGTTTTAGATGTCAACGGGGACGGATTAGTTGACATAATTAAGGGTTACAAAAACGATCGTGGAACTATATACTATGATGCTTATCTCAATACCGGTGAAGGCTGGATACAGGATAATTCATGGAACCCGCCTACTTACTTCTCATACGATAATATTGATACAGGCGTACGACTCACGGACCTTAACGGAGACGACCTGGTCGATATCTTTAAACTACGCTCTTCATGGTTAAACACCGGCAGTGGATGGGAACAGGATAACTCCTGGGCGCCCCCAATATCTCTCGACTCAGATCAGGGTGTAGTCTTAGTGGATGTTAACGGAGACGGTTTGACTGACATTCTTAAGAGTTATTATAACGATGCCGGGTACACTTACGATGCCTGGATAAGCACTGGCAATGGCTGGGAAAACGATAACTCATGGAATCCGCCAACGTTGATCGCAAGCTACGGCAAAGACCAGGGTGTACGGTTTGCTGATTTGAATGGAGACGGTTTGACAGACATTATCAAAGCAGGCTATAGCGATTACTGTGCCTGGACAAACACGAACACTGAGAGTACAGAAAATTACAAAACTCAGGGCCTGCTCAAAAAAATACAGCACTCAACCGGTGGAAGCACGACCATAAAATATGAACCTTCTACGCTCTTCGATAACACCGGGGAAGACGGCGTTTCGGATTTGACCATGAGTATGTGGGTCACAAGCAGTGTGACAGGAGATAATGGTATTACAGGCACGGGAAGCGTAGTTTCAACAACAGATTACACCTATAAAAACGGAATGCAGTACTTCGACCCACCGGAAGAAATCGAATTCAGAGGATTTGGTGAAGTTACTGTTGAAAACGAGTATTCGATAGTAAAGCACTTTTTCCACCAGGACAACGTCCTCAAGGGCATCGAACACCATACTGAAGTCTGGGACAAAAACGGAAACCTTTACAGTTCCTCGGACACGGAATATACTGCTCAGGAAATATACCCTGATGTCAACCTGATTTTGCTGGACTCGGAGTCCAAAACAAGGTTCGACGGGCTGGTACAGAACCCGACCAGTTCAGCCGGCTGGTCATATCTCACCGAATATAACGAATATGACGATTACGGGAACCCGCTTTCCATAACAGATCACGGCGATGTGAACAATGCCGGGGATGAAAAATATTACCATTTTGGATATGCCAATGCAGAAAATCCGTGGATCCTCGGAAAAAAAACACATGAATGGGTGGAAGACTCCGATCATGTAAAGAAGAGCGAATCATGGTACTATTATGACGAAACAAATGACAACAGTGCCATTAGCAAAGGGCAGCTCACTAAAACAGTATTATGGAACAATATGGGAGATAATCCCAATGTTCTGTACGATTACGATAACTATGGAAATATAATCCGGATTACAAATCCGGAAGGGGCTTCAAAGAACATAGGATATGATGAAAACCATTTATACCCCGTTTACATCGAAAACGCCTTTGGTCAAAAAGAGTGTTATGAATTCAACGACCTTGGCAGGATAACGAAAATAACAGACAGTAACGACATTTCTATAGCGTATATCTATGATGACCTGCACAGAATAACAAAAGTACTGAAAGTCAATGACACACTTGATTCTCCATCTATTGAGTATACGTACTATCAGGATGGAGTAGCGCCTGAAAAAATTTTAACCACAACAAAAGAATGTGGTAGTGAAGAGAACAATTACGTCATTAATGGTTCTGTATTCAGCAATTATAAACGTATCACAATTTCACCATCATCAGACGGAACCCTGACTGATTACCAGGTGAAGCTGGATATTAACTATGAATCAGAGATGCAATCCGATTTTGATGATCTTCGTTTTGTTGATGAAAATGGCATTCTACTTCCATATTGGATCGAAGAAAAGGTTGATTCCAGTTATGCAAAAGTCTGGGTAAAGGTTCCTGTAATCGATGGAATTGATGGTGCTACTATCAAAATGTATTATGATAACTCATATGTTTCATCAGCAGAGAATGGCGATGATGTTTTTGAATTCTTTGATGATTTCGAAAGCGGTGTAATAGACAATGCTAAATGGAATGAAGTTGGCTCGCCGACAATTGTTGATGACAATGGAGACAAAGTGCTGAAGGTGACACCAAGCAACGAGGTAAATACATTTAATAAGTTTTCCGGTACAGAGTACATCGTTGGGGGGTTGATGAAGTTTTCATCATTCGGCGACTACGGACCACGCATGACACTTGATGTCAGAAGGCAAAATGACCAAACGATACTTGCGACATGTCGTATAGAATCGTATGCGGATGGGACAGGAGGAACAGGCACGTCAATACGATATTATCCGGGTTCAGGAAGTTTCATTACAGTTGCACAAGCTCGGCCATCGTGGTCTACCGGAGTATGGAATAGATTTTCATTTTCCTCAACGAATAGTACACAGAAACTAACAATTAACGGCCTTGTCATTTCTGGCACATGTGAAAACAATCTTTCAGGTTCGATAAATATACATACCTGGGACAGTGGCAATGACATTAGACTTTCTTATTTATATGTCCGTAAATTCGCATCGTCTGAGCCCACTGTTGTGCTTGAAGAAAAAAACTATGTCTCTACTTTCGACTCCACTGACTCATACGACGGCTTCGGTCAATTGATCCAGAAAAAGTATGAAGGGGAAGGCGGCTGGATTATCCAGAACACCGCATATAACGAACTGGGCCTTGTAGAAAGTGCCGAAATCCCGCATTATTCGGACCAAACCGGCTTATCCGTAACCTACGAGTATGATGCAGCCGGACGGCCAACGGTTATCACCAATACTGACAGCACTACCCTGACATACGATTACAACCTTGACGACACCACGATTACCAACCAGAACGGCGTTGACAAAACACTAACAAGTGATGTTTTCGGAAATATTGTCAAGGTATATGAGTTCAACGAAGGCGAAACTTACGTTACATCCTACAGTTACGATGCCCTGAATAATCTCATCGAGATTACGCCGGGCTTCAATGACCCTCAGGCTCCGCCCAGTGTTTATTTCACCTACGATTCCCTCGGCAGGAAAGTGGCAATGGACGACTCTGACATGGGCAGCTGGACCTATGAATACGACCTGAACGGAAACCTGATAAACCAGACCGATTCACGGGGAGTTTCGACAATCCTCAGTTATGATGACCTGGACAGGGTTACTGCAATAGATTACCCTAACGATGAGGACATCAGTTTCACCTACGACCTTGAATTTAACGGTACGCTTTCCCGGGTAACAAAAGGACCCGCATCATCAAGTTACGACTACGACCTGCGCTACAGGGTAGAAAGCGAAACTTTAACCATTGACGGTACACCCTACACCACGTCCTACGATTATGACAGCATGGACAGGGTCACGGGAATCACCTACCCGAACGGCGAAGCCGTCAGCCTGACATACAATGCGCAGACCCTTCTTGAAAGCGTTGACGGCGTGATTGACGACCTTGACTATAACGCAAGGAACCAGATCACAAGAAAGGAATATTCCAACGGCGTAATCACAACCTACACCTACGACAGTCAAAAACTGCTGCTGGACAGAATCTATTCCGCAGGCCTCCAGGACCTCAACTACGATTTCGATAACGTCGGCAATGTCCTCGAGATCGCGGACAACACCCAAAATTCCGTAAAAACCTACGGATACGACGACCTTGACAGGCTGGTCAGCGCAGATATGTCGGTCAACAGCGTCCCGACCTACCAGAGAGATTTCACCTACGACCGGTATGGCAGTATCAGGCAGGTGGATAACAACGGCGCCACAGTCTCCTCTTACGGATACTCTGCGACCCCGTCCCACGCACCTGTTACCTACAACGGAAACACCCTCGACTATGACGCAAACGGAAACCTTGTCGACGATGAGGATTTCATCTACGTCTACAACGATGCCAACCAGTTAAGTGAAGTCCGTTACTCTGCCAATAATTCCCTTGTAGAAAAGTACTGGTACGATGCAAACGGCCAGAGAATCAAGAAACAGAATTCCGATGGAGAATTCACCTATTACATCAACAAGTTCTACGAAATCGATAACGGCATCTCTACCAGCTACTTCTTCCGCGATGATGAACGCGTAGCCAAAGAAACATCCGAAAGTATGGAGTGGTACCTCTCCGATCACATAGGCAGCACTTCCCTGATGGTTAACGAGAATGGGCTTGAGGTCGAACGCACCGATTTCCCATACGGACAGGTTCGGTCAGGCGGGCTGGAGAAATACGGGTTTACAGGGCAGGAAAATGATGCCGATACAGGGCTGATGTACTACGGTGCGAGGTATTACTCGCCTGAGTACAGGGTTTTCGTTCAGCCGGATACAATGCTTCCTGACCCGTATAATCCGCAGGCGTTGAACAGGTATTCTTATGTGCTGAACAACCCGGTGAAGTATACTGATCCGAGTGGGCATGTTGTGGACGTCCTTGTGGATGGCGGATTTCTTTTGATGGATTTAGACGACATCCGCACCGGGAATGCTGATAAATGGACATACATCGGTCTTGGTGTTGACCTTGTATGTGCTTTCGTTCCGGGTGTGACAGGGGGAAGGCTAGGAGTTCAGGCTCTGGAGGAAACAGTTACTCATGCGGATAACGTTGAGGATTTGTTTAAGCTACTGGATAAAACGGTGGATGCAGAGAAGAAAGTTGACGATGTGATAGATTCTGGAAAAGTTGCTAAAAATAGTAACCAAATTTACAACGTTATCAAAAGAGCGGACTTGCCTAATACAAAAATCACAAGTTCGAAATTACAACATGAATGGAAACATGCAACTGATTTCGGAATAAAAGGCAATTGGAATAAAGCTAATGGAGATCTATATGAAAAAGCTATTCAGAATCATATAAATACTGCACCTGAAGTTTATAAATCGACTTATAGACAAAATCAAGATGTTTATGTTTATTTGAATAAGGAGACAGGGGTGGGAGTATACACAGATCTTTCTGGGAATTATATTGGAGCTGGAAATTCAGTCCGGAACAGATTAAGTATCATACAACTAATGGACTTAAAATAG
- a CDS encoding MarR family winged helix-turn-helix transcriptional regulator — MEDPREICGPIAHIYRSHLAYMAKELEPYGIGSGQFDFLMVLYRRDGISQETLARTLKVSKATSTRAIQSLEKEGYVYRQVDEEDRRAYKVYLTEKGKEMRGIVLEKLLSFVDTLLSDFTPEEKETFRRLVQKAALKLFEPGFEPPEKPGSLK, encoded by the coding sequence ATGGAAGACCCAAGAGAAATCTGCGGCCCGATCGCCCATATTTACAGGAGCCACCTAGCATACATGGCAAAGGAACTTGAGCCTTACGGGATAGGGAGTGGACAGTTTGATTTTTTAATGGTTTTATACAGGAGAGACGGAATCTCCCAGGAAACCCTTGCAAGGACCCTGAAGGTGAGCAAAGCCACGAGCACAAGAGCAATTCAGAGCCTGGAAAAAGAAGGGTACGTGTACAGGCAGGTCGACGAAGAAGACCGCAGGGCTTACAAAGTTTACCTGACCGAAAAGGGAAAGGAAATGAGGGGGATTGTCCTGGAAAAGCTCCTGTCTTTTGTCGATACCCTCCTTTCGGATTTCACACCTGAAGAAAAAGAAACTTTCAGGCGGCTGGTTCAGAAGGCCGCACTTAAACTCTTTGAACCCGGGTTCGAGCCTCCGGAAAAGCCGGGATCTTTGAAATAA
- a CDS encoding MATE family efflux transporter has protein sequence MEEKSEFLGKESVKKLLFKLSTPVIIGMIVQALYNVVDTLFVGRAYGAESVQAIGGLSIAFPIQMIIMAFGIVLGTGGSSIISRALGAKENEKAERTLGNVFSLSLFLSILIAVPFLLYLGPILEIFGATPGILPYASEYLEYIIEGGIFFVFGVAVQHIVRAEGNARLAMNAMLIGAGINILLDPLFIFGFEMGVKGAAIATVISQAVSSGWLLHYCLKGKGAVNFKSGNLKPDLKIIKEIGAIGLGSFVMQASSSLMMIFVYNALANHGGDVAIAVFGIVIKVNSFIFLPLLGMSFGLQPIIGFNYGAKKFERIVEAVKLALIATTSFGLLGLLTIYLFTEQLLVLFSADPEYLAVGKHAVMIMLMGMPLIGLNVVTVTLFQALGQAKPSFLLSLSRQLLFLIPLVLILPNYYGLDGVWAAYPTSDLLSFILSAFMLFRVYRTFKKHAAHSGIGAGKEMAVSGGFE, from the coding sequence ATGGAAGAAAAAAGTGAATTTCTGGGAAAAGAGAGCGTAAAGAAGCTTCTGTTTAAACTTTCAACCCCTGTGATCATAGGGATGATAGTGCAGGCCCTCTATAATGTTGTGGACACCCTTTTTGTAGGGAGGGCATATGGGGCAGAAAGTGTCCAGGCAATAGGTGGGCTTTCGATAGCTTTTCCAATCCAGATGATAATCATGGCTTTTGGAATCGTCCTTGGAACAGGAGGGTCCTCCATTATCTCCCGTGCCCTCGGGGCAAAGGAAAACGAAAAAGCCGAGCGAACTCTGGGAAATGTTTTTTCTCTGAGCCTGTTCCTCAGTATACTTATTGCCGTCCCCTTCCTCCTTTATCTTGGTCCGATTCTGGAAATCTTCGGAGCCACGCCCGGAATCCTGCCCTATGCGAGCGAATACCTTGAATACATAATTGAAGGAGGGATTTTCTTCGTCTTCGGAGTCGCGGTTCAGCACATCGTCAGAGCCGAAGGAAATGCCCGCCTTGCAATGAACGCAATGCTGATAGGAGCGGGCATCAATATCCTCCTTGACCCTCTTTTTATCTTCGGCTTCGAGATGGGTGTAAAGGGAGCGGCAATTGCAACCGTAATCTCCCAGGCTGTGAGTTCGGGCTGGCTGCTGCATTATTGCCTTAAAGGTAAGGGAGCCGTGAACTTTAAATCCGGAAACCTCAAACCGGACCTGAAGATCATAAAGGAAATAGGGGCTATAGGGCTCGGATCTTTTGTTATGCAGGCTTCGAGCAGCCTTATGATGATCTTCGTATACAATGCCCTTGCAAACCATGGAGGAGATGTTGCAATTGCTGTTTTTGGGATTGTAATAAAGGTCAATTCCTTCATCTTCCTGCCTCTTCTGGGAATGTCCTTTGGGCTGCAGCCAATTATCGGGTTCAATTACGGAGCAAAGAAGTTCGAAAGGATAGTGGAAGCCGTAAAACTGGCTCTTATTGCAACAACGTCCTTCGGGCTCCTTGGCCTGCTTACCATCTATCTCTTTACGGAGCAGCTTCTCGTGCTTTTCAGCGCCGACCCAGAATACCTGGCTGTCGGAAAACACGCTGTAATGATCATGCTGATGGGAATGCCTCTGATAGGCCTGAACGTGGTCACAGTAACCCTTTTCCAGGCTCTCGGACAGGCAAAACCGTCTTTTCTTCTCTCCCTCAGCCGGCAGCTTCTTTTCCTGATCCCGCTTGTGCTTATTTTGCCGAATTATTACGGCCTGGACGGGGTCTGGGCAGCTTACCCGACTTCGGATCTTCTCTCGTTTATTCTTTCGGCATTCATGCTTTTCAGGGTATACCGAACTTTTAAAAAACATGCAGCCCATTCGGGGATCGGCGCAGGGAAAGAAATGGCGGTTTCCGGCGGATTCGAATGA
- a CDS encoding DUF3147 family protein, which produces MFDISPFSLFLRFLFGGSAVLASTLIARTFGGKLGGIFAAFPAVYLAAVVGLGLEYKGSELLSVTEQLSRGALVGMAADICCALAASYFILRYGWKRGLAYALSLWALLAPLIYFTWFGF; this is translated from the coding sequence ATGTTCGATATCAGTCCTTTTTCTTTATTCCTCCGCTTTCTGTTCGGAGGAAGCGCTGTTTTAGCTTCCACCCTGATCGCCCGGACTTTCGGGGGCAAGCTAGGGGGAATCTTTGCTGCCTTTCCGGCAGTGTACCTGGCAGCAGTCGTGGGCTTGGGCCTGGAATATAAGGGCAGTGAACTGCTGTCTGTGACCGAGCAACTTTCGAGAGGAGCACTGGTGGGAATGGCAGCAGACATCTGCTGTGCACTTGCTGCAAGCTATTTTATTCTCAGGTATGGGTGGAAGAGAGGCCTTGCTTATGCCCTTTCCTTATGGGCGTTGCTTGCTCCGCTTATTTACTTTACATGGTTCGGGTTTTGA